One window from the genome of Leishmania panamensis strain MHOM/PA/94/PSC-1 chromosome 13 sequence encodes:
- a CDS encoding hypothetical protein (TriTrypDB/GeneDB-style sysID: LpmP.13.0800): MSTCEDEEPLDLTARGGGFGHTGVASLDTIIQSLNKRYEVYQRRRTAMTPFGTPGDPFIPAPPTPHPILGDSKMASGVSMNTGGVGGGGGVAAPQSSESPKESIIVPRAHPAPYWEERELYIVAEDLCCCLNGGINYRLLCEQNQRALEVLLTLVREDVQLCMSSELVLLPGGTVRPFLAKLKELLTESKRLLGEAGVSVPPRLANMIEQLPSSGGGASHASLHAGHNGAAVASAHRGGAPLSTTSTALHPGRSTLSASIMANGRLTGTSGGGGHPPGSAAAGGSIFEAAGSRSNHSGNLPSQYTQSHHSAPPHRSSPSAGLHGDSIRDGGVEGGNVAAAERRPSPAPPSRPHLVSPDNGYLHLGNPGSTNGNGLLRQPQPPVVSSFRHLSSAGACRNTPGLATTMDSLPVGCSGAGGEGASGVDVRSSHESGCSILRSGSGCLNSWLPGADLAPITKRKAFPIATDGRPPQRHAPPQPATTPMKQCAATESTSPVPTTLLSTGDVPGVHGHSHGVVSDNLVDSNSEAQMNTDVLAVKIPGEDAHDVLAAPAPGRRRRRQLEDLYGEFYAMDGMALLTDALGVVLTREYDQAASQQGEDAFAAFQRDVYAKVMPVLQSCESLQGCITDLEPLRSSYLASCLAHRVRPSGAVLERLKGIDEDRSVETLLLGGLHLGNRGLVALAESVLPRLYRLRRLDLSDNNVSDSALEPLLRSIRYHPSLEHLNLSHNPLTDGALPLLLRIAQTLPRLSELLLRSCAMKPAALQMVETEVRTPSTHAIPGEAGGLSLQPLTRVGSATVSATRTAAASALQPRPPSSLPRLTLPRGERRWSPMSMGRAESVPSGSSKGIDQSEKALKERLPIGMKVAQEPILPALATLSPNSLSDRSPPGRKDGAGDDK; the protein is encoded by the coding sequence ATGTCCACCTGCGAAGACGAGGAGCCTTTGGACCTCACGgcacgtggtggtggctTCGGGCACACCGGCGTGGCAAGCCTTGATACAATCATCCAGTCGCTGAACAAGCGCTACGAGGTGTACCAGCGTAGGCGTACCGCCATGACGCCGTTTGGCACGCCAGGTGACCCCTTTATTCCCGCTCCGCCCACTCCGCACCCCATTCTAGGCGACAGCAAGATGGCCAGTGGCGTCTCGATGAACACCGGCGGCgtcgggggtggtggcggagttGCAGCTCCGCAGTCAAGCGAATCCCCGAAGGAGTCCATCATCGTCCCTCGCGCGCATCCGGCCCCGTACTGGGAGGAGCGAGAGCTCTACATCGTCGCTGAGgacctctgctgctgtctcaACGGTGGTATCAACTACCGACTGCTTTGCGAGCAGAACCAGCGGGCATTGGAagtgctgctgacgctggtGCGCGAAGATGTGCAACTGTGCATGTCCAGCGAGCTGGTGTTGCTTCCAGGCGGCACAGTGAGACCTTTTCTTGCGAAGCTCAAGGAACTCTTGACGGAGTCCAAGCGCCTACTGGGCGAAGCAGGCGTGAGTGTGCCACCACGGCTGGCAAACATGATTGAGCAGCTACCcagtagcggtggcggtgctagTCATGCCTCATTGCACGCTGGCCacaacggcgctgccgttgcttCGGCGCACCGTGGGGGGGCCCCACTGTCAACAACGTCGACGGCGCTCCACCCCGGCCGCAGCACCCTAAGCGCCTCCATAATGGCAAACGGACGGCTCACTGgcacgagcggcggcggcggtcacCCGCcgggcagtgctgccgccggtggtTCCATATTTGAGGCAGCAGGAAGCCGCTCAAACCACAGCGGCAACCTCCCCAGTCAGTACACGCAGTCGCATCAttctgcgccaccgcacaGGAGTTCACCTTCAGCAGGCCTGCACGGTGACAGCATCCGCGACGGTGGTGTGGAAGGTGGTAACGTGGCGGCTGCCGAACGACGACCTTCACCGGCTCCGCCGAGCCGCCCGCATCTAGTGTCCCCCGATAATGGGTACCTGCATCTCGGCAACCCTGGTAGTACCAACGGAAATGGAttgctgcggcagccacagccgccgGTGGTATCGTCCTTTAGGCACCTCTCTTCCGCGGGTGCTTGCCGCAACACACCAGGCTTGGCGACCACCATGGACAGCCTGCCCgtgggctgcagcggcgcaggcgggGAGGGTGCCAGTGGGGTAGATGTACGCAGCTCGCATGAaagcggctgcagcatctTACGAAGCGGTAGTGGTTGTCTGAATTCGTGGTTGCCGGGTGCAGATCTGGCCCCGATAACTAAACGCAAGGCGTTCCCCATCGCTACAGACGGACGTCCCCCTCAGCGCCAcgcgccaccacagccaGCAACGACACCCATGAAGCAGTGTGCCGCTACCGAGAGCACATCGCCGGTTCCCACCACGCTCCTGTCGACTGGCGACGTACCAGGCGTGCATGGGCACTCGCATGGAGTTGTATCGGACAATCTTGTGGACAGCAACTCAGAGGCGCAGATGAACACTGATGTGCTGGCCGTAAAGATACCTGGCGAGGATGCGCACGACGTGCTCGCTGCCCCTGCGCCGGGGCGTAGGCGCCGTCGGCAGCTGGAGGACCTCTACGGGGAGTTCTACGCGATGGACGGCATGGCCCTGCTCACCGATGCCCTCGGCGTCGTCCTCACACGCGAGTACGACCAGGCCGCTTCGCAGCAAGGCGAAGACGCCTTTGCTGCCTTCCAGCGGGATGTGTACGCCAAGGTCATGCCAGTCCTGCAGTCATGCGAGAGTCTGCAGGGCTGTATCACCGACCTGGAACCGCTTCGGAGCTCTTACCTCGCGAGCTGTCTCGCGCACCGCGTCCGGCCCAGCGGCGCTGTACTCGAACGCCTCAAGGGGATCGATGAAGACCGCTCTGTTGAAACGTTGCTCTTGGGAGGACTGCACCTTGGCAACCGCGGTTTGGTGGCCCTTGCGGAGAGCGTGTTGCCGCGACTTTACCGGTTGCGTCGGCTAGACCTCAGCGACAACAATGTGAGCGATAGCGCTCTTGAACCGCTGCTCCGCTCCATTCGCTATCACCCCTCGCTGGAGCACCTGAACCTCTCACACAACCCGCTGACCGATGGCGCTCTGCCGCTCCTGTTGCGCATAGCCCAGACGTTGCCGCGGTTGTCGGAACTGCTGCTACGGAGCTGCGCCATGAAgccggcagcgctgcagatGGTGGAGACAGAGGTGAGAACGCCTAGCACGCACGCAATCCCAGGAGAAGCGGGTGGGCTCAGTTTGCAGCCACTCACTCGCGTCGGCAGTGCCACCGTCTCCGCAACGaggaccgccgccgcctcagcaCTGCAGCCGAGGCCGCCTTCGAGCCTGCCACGCCTCACGCTACCACGGGGCGAGCGGCGCTGGTCACCCATGTCCATGGGGCGAGCTGAATCGGTGCCGAGTGGGAGCAGTAAGGGGATCGATCAAAGCGAGAAAGCACTCAAGGAAAGGCTCCCAATAGGCATGAAAGTGGCCCAGGAGCCCATCCTGCCTGCTCTGGCAACGCTCTCGCCCAATTCCTTGTCGGACCGCTCGCCACCCGGCCGCAAAGATGGGGCTGGAGACGACAAGTGA
- a CDS encoding hypothetical protein (TriTrypDB/GeneDB-style sysID: LpmP.13.0810), with product MPQQLPVLRHEQQAQSSLTPVSSSLISPTSGNDRNVCFGPASRTSVSVASIASTQRALLPSCVGCTVVVPSLQHQQHEKNNADVWRSRKAASASKAVVPIFTAAAAATATSSIRLSESLAHTSVAAAAAAPSLHLEYVGLGPSLARESYLPHAESPGAHDSASTRSDVLALQDATTGLFVRHLGLNSLPATVQADDDDGDEGGAAVPRGGDDDGDRASPTASSALMGATPVISTALLEAGVDHRISPFLLDQLIQRSYRRTRSTVAASGKRGLNRKGQLQNGLKKPTFLKGTAASLQRGGGTAAVMLEGPAAELHYHELPAIQAASEAHYTSTPGSGGTGGGATSAAVAQPNTGAPAASGTKQLLDLIAEYANDLNAGETVGKTPHATAPGMSSTEHAHIAAAVSSNDGALVRQLVEHYCTRIEAISPTRTSTRAAVVVPPTRANMQSRTTSKDKNARAGPGANGGDASEGGAASPAFPLTSATPAFSLLDAVMCVSREFVAQRSAAGVPGQSTSALSERRRRLLERLTSLDQTRIPETWWVTSLPYLGRLVTATGRRSSTAASAVSVGEEARHVSMLATADRTHTRATRMSRASRMARSGGTTSSPPVESWASEQSDEFRCEADTAVKEAIQKASVIRTGPVDSEALSSGVGGQIAFGAGASHNIFPAVRPVERSQVYLLAEVLDRMLRDPSHPRWLSLLADPQVARYVLADDDDTEDDNAQRRSSSYSTLDTSLWGTPGEQRLLAYTDAATHVLEILDTGLAELVRQVASYCVERGALLDLLRQSTMDIASAHVHLLSQVKQQAHVDALATQTLRKEKAQLQQELEATRKALEELQSTHAALCTRVEPLQRKSDRLDELVARVAAKARRFETSRHDEHAALLQVLKESMEQSAGAALDSFFTEMHGLQARHEGLEEGAATTHRATAAEMPSVTVARSQALEQRQTMEQLYTVSYRLLHGLQDAITATNSLCGRLCDKMILKDVSPAAKVATSRWAAVARAVGAFEKDKRHRQRVYEVFMEYCTEHRHKRGAKADLEAVQTGYTTLNNTASIARQDCSYGEAFLVNDSKVMQCCDNFDDDKEPSLVSNESSALLTLTEETSPDERRPRRKNSTAKNEEGVDIDQAAASAAGAREQMQHEVVMTGTIITRDDLEAMQATDCTVEEVNALFRRDFNIYKYLHGSWQQYVLERLEQAQQGTGAVTTKTSGPGEHHTAVEKMYTLRLPDVLQMLSDVSATLAEVTVRMNAMTSSAVLQAGLQPPLEPPSHPEQPCPLCNRRDACELERQRRREAMSRIARDLQSKMDAVEAKSRAALTGRDEALREVRRLKMELQHSGTTAPARGSAALGAQQQQEMQLRSSQGHRQQRRRSSHRHAAADSPVTGSSVHQAPLRSLGSGSTRLGSSNSGTMEATGCSESSVGVSTGILTPPDKCLFPPITSVASLGTSMSPQHSRISFFDDVHVGDSFTTASYEDSSHVGHLSIPVRRRSTAQMVAKPGHSAAQADSPSSLSVTNVTVSPRTSRKSGVEFLVTTGQEGPLGDPANAPPGNYTEGGGVTNNARETEVEARRGNARAAEMPNGNPGGGP from the coding sequence atgccgcagcagctgcccgtCCTTCGgcatgagcagcaggcacagTCATCGCTGACACCCGTCTCATCATCCCTCATCTCCCCCACGTCTGGCAACGACCGAAACGTATGCTTTGGCCCAGCAAGTCGCACAAGCGTCTCTGTCGCGTCAATTGCGTCGACACAGCGTGCCCTCCTCCCATCATGCGTGGGGTGCACTGTTGTAGTGCCCTCGCtacagcaccagcagcatgAGAAAAACAACGCCGACGTATGGCGGAGTAGGAAGGCGGCCTCGGCAAGtaaggcggtggtgccaattttcaccgccgccgccgctgcgacggCTACGTCATCCATCCGACTCAGCGAATCGCTCGCTCACAccagcgtcgccgcagcagcggccgcgccgTCGTTGCACCTCGAGTACGTCGGCCTTGGCCCTTCGCTGGCGAGAGAGTCGTACCTGCCTCATGCAGAGAGCCCCGGTGCACACGACAGTGCAAGCACCAGGAGCGATGTACTTGCCCTGCAAGATGCTACCACGGGCCTCTTTGTGCGACACCTCGGCCTCAACAGTCTACCTGCCACGGTGCAGGCAGACGATGACGATGGCGATGAGGGCGGCGCAGCCGTGCCGCGCGGTGGGgatgacgacggcgacagaGCCTCCCCCACTGCCTCCTCGGCTCTGATGGGCGCCACCCCTGTCATATCCACCGCGCTGCTAGAGGCTGGTGTCGACCACCGCATTAGCCCATTTCTGCTCGATCAGCTCATCCAGCGCAGTTACCGACGAACTCGCTCCACAGTTGCCGCCTCTGGAAAGCGCGGCCTCAATCGGAAAGGACAGCTGCAGAACGGGCTCAAGAAGCCCACCTTTCTAAAAGGCACCGCTGCTAGTCTGCAGCGGGGCGGTGGTACGGCGGCCGTCATGCTTGAAGGTCCCGCTGCTGAGTTGCACTATCATGAACTGCCCGCAATACAGGCCGCCTCCGAAGCGCACTACACTTCGACTcctggcagcggtggtaccggcggtggtgccactTCGGCAGCTGTGGCGCAGCCCAACACGGGTGCACCGGCCGCCTCAGGAacgaagcagctgctcgacctCATCGCTGAGTACGCCAACGACCTCAATGCAGGGGAGACGGTGGGAAAGACACCCCACGCTACCGCTCCTGGGATGTCTTCTACCGAGCACGCCCACATTGCCGCCGCAGTGAGCTCCAACGACGGCGCGCTTGTGCGACAACTTGTGGAGCACTACTGCACGCGTATTGAGGCCATCTCTCCCACGCGCACGTCGACGCGTGCAGCAGTAGTCGTACCCCCGACGCGGGCGAACATGCAGAGCCGAACAACGAGCAAGGACAAGAACGCGCGAGCCGGCCCTGGCGCgaacggcggcgacgcgagTGAGGGCGGTGCGGCGTCACCCGCGTTCCCGCTCACGTCCGCCACACCAGCCTTTTCTCTACTCGACGCAGTGATGTGCGTGAGTCGCGAGTTCGTGGCGCAACGTTCGGCGGCTGGGGTGCCCGGTCAAAGCACCAGCGCGCTCAGcgagcggcgccgacgcCTGCTGGAGCGCTTAACAAGCCTAGACCAGACACGCATCCCAGAGACATGGTGGGTGACAAGCCTGCCGTACCTCGGTCGTCTCGTTACTGCGACCGGAAGAAGGTCCAGCACAGCCGCATCGGCTGTTTCAGTTGGGGAGGAAGCGAGGCACGTGTCGATGTTGGCGACGGCAGACAGAACTCACACAAGAGCAACGCGAATGAGCCGCGCGAGTCGTATGGCGCGTAGCGGCGGGACAacatcgtcgccgccggtggAGAGCTGGGCAAGCGAGCAGTCGGACGAGTTCCGCTGCGAAGCAGATACAGCTGTGAAGGAGGCGATCCAAAAGGCCTCTGTGATCCGGACTGGTCCAGTAGACAGCGAGgccctcagcagcggcgtcggagGTCAGATCGCTTTTGGTGCCGGCGCCTCCCACAACATCTTCCCTGCTGTCCGCCCGGTGGAGCGCTCACAGGTGTACCTCctggcagaggtgctggacCGCATGCTGCGTGACCCTTCCCACCCACGCTGGCTGTCACTGCTTGCCGATCCGCAGGTGGCGCGCTACGTACTCGCCGATGATGACGATACAGAGGATGACAATGCtcagcgacgcagcagcagctacagcaCCCTGGACACCAGTCTCTGGGGCACGCCTGGAGAACAACGGCTCTTGGCCTACACAGACGCGGCCACACATGTGCTAGAAATCCTTGACACCGGTCTTGCTGAGCTGGTGCGGCAGGTGGCGAGCTACTGTGTGGAGCGCGGCGCCTTGCTCGACCTGCTACGCCAGTCCACCATGGACATTGCTAGCGCACATGTGCACCTCCTCAGTCAGGTAaagcagcaggcgcacgtCGACGCGCTGGCAACGCAGACACtgcggaaggagaaggcgcagcttcagcaAGAGCTGGAGGCGACACGCAAGGCGCTTGAGGAGCTGCAAAGCACCCACGCCGCGCTCTGCACCCGCGttgagccgctgcagcgcaagagTGACCGACTCGATGAACTCGTGGCGCGCGTTGCCGCCAAGGCACGCCGCTTCGAAACCTCCCGTCACGACGAGCACGCAGCGCTACTGCAGGTGCTGAAGGAGTCGATGGAACAGTCCGCTGGCGCCGCGCTCGACAGCTTCTTCACGGAGATGCACGGCTTGCAGGCGCGCCACGAGGGCCTTGAGGAGGGGGCTGCGACGACGCACAgggccaccgcagccgaAATGCCGTCCGTCACCGTTGCACGCAGCCAAGCcctcgagcagcggcagacgaTGGAACAACTCTACACTGTGTCGTACCGACTTCTGCACGGGCTGCAAGATGCGATTACAGCGACAAACTCGCTCTGTGGGCGTCTCTGTGACAAGATGATCCTGAAGGACGTGTCACCCGCCGCCAAGGTCGCCACGTCTCGCTGGGCCGCCGTCGCACGGGCTGTCGGCGCCTTCGAGAAGGAcaagcgccaccgccagcgcgtGTACGAGGTGTTCATGGAGTACTGCACCGAGCACCGTCATAAGCGCGGTGCCAAGGCGGACCTCGAGGCGGTGCAAACTGGCTACACGACGTTGAACAACACGGCCAGCATTGCCCGACAGGACTGCAGCTATGGTGAGGCGTTTCTTGTGAACGACAGTAAGGTAATGCAGTGCTGCGATAACTTCGACGACGATAAAGAGCCATCACTGGTGTCGAACGAGTCCTCTGCGCTCCTGACGCTCACAGAGGAGACGAGTCCTGACGaacggcggccgcggcgcaaGAACAGCACCGCGAAGAACGAGGAAGGCGTCGACATCGACcaggccgccgcctctgccgctgggGCACGGGAGCAGATGCAGCATGAGGTAGTCATGACTGGCACCATTATCACCCGTGACGATCTGGAGGCGATGCAGGCAACGGATTgcacggtggaggaggtaaACGCACTCTTTCGCAGGGACTTCAACATATACAAGTATCTGCACGGATCATGGCAGCAGTACGTGCTGGAGCGTCTGGAGCAGGCACAGCAGGGCACCGGGGCGGTGACCACCAAGACGAGCGGTCCTGGTGAGCACCATACCGCTGTGGAGAAGATGTATACCCTCCGCTTGCCGGACGTGCTGCAGATGCTGAGCGACGTGAGCGCGAcgctggcggaggtgacaGTGCGCATGAACGCCATgacgagcagcgccgtgttGCAGGCTGGTCTGCAGCCGCCTCTCGAGCCTCCGTCGCACCCAGAGCAGCCCTGCCCGCTGTGCAACCGCCGCGATGCATGTGAGCTGGAGCGACAACGGCGACGTGAGGCGATGTCCCGTATTGCTCGTGATCTGCAAAGCAAGATGGACGCCGTGGAGGCAAAGAGTCGTGCAGCGCTGACAGGGCgtgacgaggcgctgcgggaggTACGGCGACTCAAAATGGAGCTGCAACACTCAGGCACGACCGCGCCTGCTCGTGGGTCGGCTGCATTGGgagcacagcaacagcaagagaTGCAGTTGAGGTCTTCGCAAGgacaccgtcagcagcgacgcaggtCCTCACATCGGCATGCAGCAGCGGATTCCCCTGTCACGGGGTCGTCTGTCCACCAAGCACCTCTGCGGAGTCTCGGCAGCGGGTCTACCAGGcttggcagcagcaacagtggTACGATGGAAGCCACAGGGTGCTCAGAGAGCTCGGTGGGGGTGTCGACGGGGATACTGACCCCACCTGACAAGTGCCTTTTCCCGCCCATCACGAGCGTTGCGAGCTTGGGAACGTCGATGTCTCCGCAACACAGTCGCATTAGCTTCTTCGACGACGTGCATGTCGGCGATAGCTTCACCACTGCAAGCTACGAAGACAGCAGCCATGTCGGCCACCTCTCAATTCCTGTACGACGCCGCTCTACCGCCCAGATGGTGGCCAAGCCGGGCCACTCTGCAGCACAGGCTGACTCTCCTTCCAGCCTTTCGGTCACTAACGTGACCGTCTCGCCGCGGACAAGCCGCAAGTCTGGCGTCGAGTTCCTTGTGACCACTGGCCAGGAGGGCCCCCTTGGCGACCCTGCAAACGCGCCACCTGGCAACTACACTGAAGGCGGCGGTGTAACCAACAATGCCCGAGAaacagaggtggaggcgcgcCGGGGCAACGCCAGAGCCGCTGAGATGCCCAACGGTAACCCCGGCGGCGGACCGTAG
- a CDS encoding glycosyltransferase family-like protein (TriTrypDB/GeneDB-style sysID: LpmP.13.0820): protein MLRTCRRWHTVFDACYVLNLDRRPDRWAHVQQQVKRAKLQKFLKPGVEVTRFSGVDGNELDVAGLHNDGVLTDLGYQRYQLPTEQKLYGMDLTKGAIGCALGHRAVWRRVVAEHRECALILEDDLEFHHQFARQFAERWSRVPADWGIVHMGGLDLLASDKLPRPYIADGIRLAYHGHRELTAYVVHAASAQRCLDLTLPMTWQVDTHISSCLADDTAAQDQYIADPKTYVFQPSLVIQLMSFTTDVQKKPTDNPALADAARRLREFVGGGTSVR from the coding sequence ATGCTGCGCACGTGCCGGCGTTGGCACACAGTCTTCGACGCCTGCTACGTCCTGAACCTCGACAGGCGACCTGATCGTTGGGCACAtgtacagcagcaggtgaAGCGGGCGAAGCTGCAGAAGTTTCTCAAGCCCGGCGTCGAGGTGACGCGCTTCAGCGGCGTCGATGGAAACGAGCTCGACGTGGCGGGCTTGCATAACGACGGGGTGCTCACAGACCTGGGCTACCAGCGCTATCAACTCCCCACGGAGCAGAAGCTGTACGGCATGGACCTAACGAAGGGGGCCATTGGTTGCGCCCTTGGCCATCGTGCGGTTTGGCGGCGAGTGGTAGCGGAGCATCGTGAGTGCGCGCTCATCCTGGAGGACGACCTTGAATTTCATCACCAGTTTGCCCGCCAATTCGCGGAGCGCTGGTCACGGGTCCCAGCTGACTGGGGGATCGTGCACATGGGTGGCCTTGACCTGCTCGCCAGTGACAAGTTGCCGCGGCCGTATATTGCGGACGGCATTCGACTAGCGTACCACGGTCACCGCGAGCTCACTGCATACGTTGTACATGCCGCCTCcgctcagcgctgcctcgacCTGACGCTGCCCATGACGTGGCAAGTGGACACCCACATCAGCAGTTGCCTCGCCGACGACACTGCAGCGCAGGACCAGTACATCGCCGATCCCAAGACGTATGTATTCCAACCATCCTTGGTAATTCAACTCATGTCCTTCACAACAGACGTGCAGAAGAAGCCCACCGACAACCCCGCCCTCGCAGACGCCGCGCGCCGCTTGCGTGAGTTCGTTGGTGGTGGCACGTCTGTTCGTTGA
- a CDS encoding N(2), N(2)-dimethylguanosine tRNA methyltransferase, putative (TriTrypDB/GeneDB-style sysID: LpmP.13.0830): MSVKSGQFNCDAVTRECPVGFSKITEGTTAVLEPPPNKKTSASSAAPAAAPLNLSDEEADGQQGSQAVFYNPAQVVNRDLSISVIELFSRLRLAEPRRRGGTKEGITILEALSATGLRAIRYYKEITNVRYIIANDMDADAVNCIVRNCAYNGVPVQYPTLKENMPSTAIELYADETETGKGELKSNVSPRVGVCAGGAILPNLDDANDLMFRLAMDSSAHPGKRVCLVDTPAEASSGPLLRPLLQQELMDVVDLDPYGSASPFLDGAFRCIKEGGLMLVTSTDSAILCGNFADTAHAKYSSMPYKASHCHEAAVRTLLACVERVANRQKKYIVPLLSLHIDFYVRCFFRVYRQPAEVKLSACKLGYQLQCSSCSAFWVRPMATVRQPRPSRQARHRQKHEMNNRQGRAGEKPANGDVEQQNEDETAESATVAPQEHHHSRHGAKRVRDDEDNDEAASHKDNGVRKEVYPASPSRHTNPKITPLTLQQMLNLAAATVSTASAPSRTAASACLVCGSNIVLSGPLYAAPTQNREFLEQLLALVEERAREGRLNAVARITGLIRTALEELPECPLFHLLPDVASYVRVRCPPTPCIVGALARLGYRCSQVHCAAAGLKTDCPPEVLYRVMLQWKAVQDALDLVGEAAVEDSGDNTEKKSPAASTAPRPLLVAPLTEADFTYDKDHDFRGRVIGVAKFVPNAPGWGPRRRHQGAAAVPEAVECHKDSGTDNRNGEA; this comes from the coding sequence atgtctGTCAAGTCTGGTCAGTTCAACTGCGACGCCGTCACGCGCGAATGCCCAGTCGGCTTTTCGAAGATTACCGAGGGAACGACGGCAGTGCTGGAGCCACCTCCAAATAAGAAGACAAGTGCCtcttcagctgcgcctgctgctgctcctttaaacctcagcgacgaggaagcaGACGGCCAGCAAGGGAGCCAGGCTGTCTTCTACAACCCCGCCCAAGTGGTGAACCGAGACTTGAGCATCAGCGTCATCGAACTCTTctcgcggctgcggctggcgGAGCCGCGGCGTCGAGGTGGCACGAAAGAGGGGATCACCATCCTCGAGGCCCTCAGCGCTACCGGACTCCGGGCGATTCGCTACTACAAGGAAATCACGAACGTGCGCTACATCATCGCCAACGACATGGACGCAGACGCGGTGAACTGCATCGTCCGCAACTGCGCATACAACGGAGTCCCAGTCCAGTACCCGACCTTGAAGGAGAACATGCCGTCTACCGCGATCGAACTCTACGCTGATGAGACGGAGACAGGGAAGGGTGAGCTGAAAAGTAATGTCTCACCAAGAGTCGGGGTGtgcgccggcggcgccatcTTGCCAAACCTTGACGACGCCAACGATCTCATGTTCCGGCTGGCGAtggacagcagcgcgcacccgGGAAAGCGCGTCTGCCTTGTCGACACACCCGCGGAGGCTTCGTCAGGGCCGTTGCTGcgtccgctgctgcaacaggAGCTGATGGATGTGGTCGACCTCGATCCATACGGTTCCGCCTCACCCTTCCTCGACGGCGCCTTTCGCTGTATCAAGGAAGGTGGACTGATGCTGGTGACGAGCACCGATAGTGCCATCCTATGCGGCAACTTCGCCGATACCGCCCATGCCAAGTACAGCTCTATGCCCTACAAGGCGTCCCACTGTCACGAGGCCGCGGTGCGCACGCTGCTCGCCTGCGTCGAGCGGGTGGCCAACCGCCAAAAAAAGTACatcgtgccgctgctgtcactCCACATTGACTTCTATGTCCGCTGCTTCTTCCGCGTCTACAGACAGCCAGCCGAGGTAAAACTTAGCGCCTGCAAGCTTGGGTATCAGCTGCAGTGCTCGAGCTGCTCAGCGTTCTGGGTGCGACCGATGGCGACAGTGCGGCAGCCCCGACCGTCGCGACAGGCGCGCCACCGGCAGAAGCACGAGATGAACAATCGGCAGGGGCGCGCCGGCGAAAAGCCTGCCAACGGGGACGTAGAGCAGCAGAACGAGGACGAGACAGCAGAGAGCGCGACGGTAGCGCCACAGGAGCATCACCATTCCCGGCATGGGGCGAAGCGCGTGCGTGACGACGAAGACAATGATGAGGCCGCGTCGCACAAGGACAACGGCGTTCGTAAGGAGGTGTACCCCGCCTCGCCAAGTCGGCATACCAATCCCAAGATCACACCACTCACACTCCAACAGATGCTGAACCTCGCAGCTGCGACCGtgtccaccgcctccgcgccGTCAAGGACAGCAGCAAGTGCGTGCCTGGTGTGCGGCAGCAACATCGTGCTCTCCGGCCCCCTCTATGCAGCTCCCACGCAGAATCGTGAGttcctcgagcagctgctcgcgctgGTCGAGGAGCGCGCCAGAGAGGGACGACTGaacgcggtggcgcgcatCACCGGCCTGATCCGCACCGCTCTCGAAGAGCTCCCGGAgtgccctctcttccacttgCTGCCCGACGTCGCGTCCTATGTGAGGGTGCGCTGCCCACCAACGCCGTGCATTGTCGGTGCGCTGGCGCGACTTGGGTATCGCTGCAGTCAGGtgcactgcgccgctgcagggcTCAAGACGGATTGCCCACCGGAGGTACTGTACCGGGTGATGCTGCAGTGGAAGGCAGTGCAGGACGCGCTGGACCTAGTCGGCGAAGCCGCGGTCGAGGACAGTGGTGACAACACCGAGAAGAAGTCCCCAGCAGCTTCAACCGCACCTCGACCGCTGTTGGTGGCCCCGCTGACTGAAGCGGACTTCACGTACGATAAGGATCACGACTTCCGTGGTCGTGTAATCGGTGTGGCCAAGTTCGTGCCGAACGCACCGGGCTGGGGACCGCGCCGACGTCACCAAGGAGCAGCCGCAGTTCCGGAAGCGGTGGAATGCCACAAGGACAGTGGCACAGACAACCGCAACGGCGAGGCGTGA